CCCTGCTGGAATATTTCGCGCGGAACAGCGATCGGGTCGTCACACGAACCATGCTGCTGGAAAGCGTCTGGGATTATCATTTCGACCCGGCAACCAACGTGATCGACGTGCACGTTAGCCGCCTTCGCAAGAAACTGGACGAGGGGTTCGATAATACGCTGCTCCACACCGTACGCGGCGCAGGATACCGGCTCGCGGCCAGTTGAAACCGCTGAGGCTGCCGACCACGGCGCGGATTGCGCTGCTTTCGATCTTGCTGGCCCTGGCGACCAATTTCGCGCTTCTCGGGTTCATTCGCGTTGCTACGCAGGATGATGCGATGGCCATTATGCGGCAGCGAGTCTCGAGCGATGCCGACGTTCTGCGCGATACTGCGGCCTCCGATAATCTGCCAGCGCTTGGCGCGGCGATTTTGGATGCGGTGCGCGACGATCCTCATGTATTTACCGGGCTGCTGGATCGCGATGGGCGAGTCATCGTCGGTAATATCAGCCGCGATCAATTGCCTGCGCGCCTCGGCAGCGTCGATTTCAAGACGATCGATGTTCTCCGTTCGCCGCGCGGTTATGTCGTTTCTGTCGGTTACACGATGCGCCCAGGGCCTCACGGCGAATGGATTGTCGTCGGGCGTGAATTCGATCAGCATCTTGAATTGCAGGATACGCTGGAGCGGTCGCTGCTGCTCGCCCTGCTCCTGTCGATTGGTATGGGTATCGTCAGTGGTGCGCTGATCGCCCGCTATGTCGGCTCGCGCGTCGAAACCATTGCGCGTGTGGTGGATGAGGTCGGTGCCGGTGACCTGACCCTGCGCGCGCGTGTGGGGCCAAGCGGTGACGCTTTCGATCAACTGTCGTCGCGGATCAATTCGATGCTCGATCGGCTCGGCCTGCTGATGAGTGAACTGCGGATGCTGACCGACACATTGGCCCATGATCTGCGTTCTCCGGTCGGACGGCTGCGTGCGCGGATAGAAGCCGCTCTGACTGTCACCGACGAGACGCAACGGGATCAGTTGCTGGGCGGTGTGTTGAATGAGGCCGACAATCTGACGCGGATGCTGACCACCGTTTTGGAAATCGGTCGGTCGGAAGCGCAAACCGCGCGTAGCCAGTTCGTCGATCTGGACCCGGCGGCGCTGATTGCCGAACTGGGCGAAATGTACGAACCGCTTGCCGAGGAAAAAGGCGTGGTGCTGTCGGTCGATGCGGCTCCGTTGAAACTGGTTTCTGCACACCGCCAGCTGTTGGCGCAGGCCCTTAGCAACCTGGTGGACAATGCGCTGTATTATGGCGCGGGCGCAGCCGTAACCCTGTCGGCGCGGGATGCTGGTGGGGATGTTCGTTTGACGGTTGCCGATAATGGACCGGGGATCGCGGAGGCCGACATGACAGAGGCGCGGCGGCGGTTCGGTCGGCTCGATGCGTCGCGTGGCAAGCCCGGTGCAGGGCTTGGGCTTTCGCTGGCAGAGGCCGTTGCGCACCTTCACGGTGGACGATTGGAACTGGCCGATAATGGGCCAGGTCTTGCCGCAACCCTGATTCTCCCCCGTTGATGACCGCGGTCGGCTCGCTAATGCTGGCGTCCGCGGCCTCGTGCCCGTAGGAACACACCATGCGTTCAGTCCTGTCGCGCGTTCTGCGCTCCGCTTTCGTCTTTACCTTTGCTGCTTCGGGAGCCTTTACCGGGATCGTCGCCGAAGCGCGCACGCCTGCGAAAGCGGTTGCGCCTGCCGTCACCGCCGCACCGGTGCCGTGGCTTTACCGGGGCAGCGACATCCCGCCCGACAAAGCCTGGATTTTTGGTGAGCTGCCTAACGGCCTGCGTTATGCCGTGCGTCGCAACGGCGTACCACCGCATCAGGTTTCGATCCGCGTGGCGATCGATGCCGGTTCGCTGATGGAGCGTGAGGGTGAGCGTGGCTTTGCCCATTTCAACGAACATCTGAGCTTCCGTGGATCGCGCTACGTTCCCGATGGTGAGGCAAAGCGCCTGTGGCAGCGACTGGGCGCGACTTTCGGGTCCGATACCAATGCATCGACCACGCCGACGCAGACGATCTATAAACTCGACCTGCCGAGCGCGACCG
This genomic stretch from Sphingomonas paeninsulae harbors:
- a CDS encoding sensor histidine kinase, with amino-acid sequence MKPLRLPTTARIALLSILLALATNFALLGFIRVATQDDAMAIMRQRVSSDADVLRDTAASDNLPALGAAILDAVRDDPHVFTGLLDRDGRVIVGNISRDQLPARLGSVDFKTIDVLRSPRGYVVSVGYTMRPGPHGEWIVVGREFDQHLELQDTLERSLLLALLLSIGMGIVSGALIARYVGSRVETIARVVDEVGAGDLTLRARVGPSGDAFDQLSSRINSMLDRLGLLMSELRMLTDTLAHDLRSPVGRLRARIEAALTVTDETQRDQLLGGVLNEADNLTRMLTTVLEIGRSEAQTARSQFVDLDPAALIAELGEMYEPLAEEKGVVLSVDAAPLKLVSAHRQLLAQALSNLVDNALYYGAGAAVTLSARDAGGDVRLTVADNGPGIAEADMTEARRRFGRLDASRGKPGAGLGLSLAEAVAHLHGGRLELADNGPGLAATLILPR